From one Humulus lupulus chromosome 8, drHumLupu1.1, whole genome shotgun sequence genomic stretch:
- the LOC133795563 gene encoding uncharacterized protein LOC133795563 has translation MPSYVKFMKEILSNKRKMGDYEIVALTEECNAILQRKLPQKLRDPSNFTIPCTIGEFECKHALCDLGASINLMPLSVFRRLGLGEVRPTTVTMQLADRSVKHPRATGQALIDVQKGELRIRVQGEEVVFNVFKAMTYPKPSDNCFSVDVVEEVVGRKKLIEDPLELSLTVNDVDDEDNEEALSYLKWIKSNELWKHKKFEELGEGPERPLPSILKPPVLELKVLPKHLCYAYLGEKDSSGHSFIISFESKGGEVVEGVKGS, from the exons atgcccagctatgtgaagtttatgaaggagatttTGTCTAATAAGAGAAAGATGGGTGATTATGAAATAGTAGCGTTAACGGAAGAGTGTAATGCGATTTTGCAAAggaaacttcctcaaaagttacgAGATCCTAGTAATTTTACTATTCCATGCACGATTGgggagtttgaatgtaagcatgcactTTGCGATTTGGGGGCAAGTATTAATTTAATGCCTTTGTCAGTATTTCGTAGACTTGGTTTGGGTGAAGTTAGGCCAACCACAGTAACAATGCAGCTGGCAGATAGATCTGTGAAACATCCACgtg caactgggcAAGCATTAATAGATGTGCAAAAAGGAGAGTTAAGGATAAGAGTGCAAGGGGAAGAAGTAGTATTTAATGTGTTCAAGGCTATGACTTATCCTAAACCAAGTGACAATTGTTTCTCAGTTGATGTGGTAGAAGAAGTAGTAGGgagaaaaaaattaattgagGATCCTCTTGAATTAAGTCTTACAGTTAATGATGTAGATGATGAGGACAATGAAGAGGCTTTGAGTTATTTGAAGTGGATAAAATCAAATGAGTTGTGGAAGCATAAAAAGTTTGAAGAATTGGGCGAGGGACCGGAAAGACCATTACCATCGATTCTGAAGCCACCAGTGTTAGAATTGAAAGTTTTACCAAAACATCTCTGCTATGCTTATCTTGGAGAAAAAGACTCTTCCGGTCATagtttcatcatttcttttgaaAGTAAAGGAGGAGAAGTTGTTGAGGGTGTTAAGGGATCATAA